The following proteins come from a genomic window of Dysidea avara chromosome 12, odDysAvar1.4, whole genome shotgun sequence:
- the LOC136241725 gene encoding puromycin-sensitive aminopeptidase-like has product MSEGTKKPFERLPTKVVPVHYTLHLTPDLKQFAFNGTVDIDVQVKEATNTVVMNCIEIEISKAEFRTSGDQSVVKGDVSLDEGTETLTLTFPNPLPVGDGSLHIIYKGTLNDNMKGFYRSKYTTPSGEERYAAVTQFEAPDARRAFPCWDEPAHKTTFDVTIVAPKDRVVLSNMDVVKEEMSGELKTVTFGRTPKMSSYLLAFIVGEYDYIEGLDEDGVRIRVYTPVGKKEQGKFALEVAQKTLPFYKKYFQIAYPLPKIDLIAIADFAAGAMENWGLVTYRERILLVDPVNTSQATKQYVALVVGHELAHQWFGNLVTMEWWTHLWLNEGFASWIEYLCVDHCLPDYQIWTQFVNSDYKSALRLDAMANSHPIEVEVGSPDEVEEIFDAISYCKGASIIRMLHDWIGDKDFRTGMHEYLTKLSYKNASTEDLWTSLGVASGKPVDKVMTTWTKKMGYPVLNVSAKQEGSSRHITISQTKFCADGCDEPYKDYLWMVPVTIATKNTKSAASILLETKTSTVTIDNIDPNDWVKVNPGSVGFYRVNYQSDMLTGLLQAVSDGSLDTRDRIQLIDDVLALAQAGVGSTVKVLELLSAYANEKEFTVWETLVGSLGTLNRLLSNTDYHDKFKKFAENIFTNIVKELGWEPRPNEGPLIPMMRSMLLSAYGHYGNRNTISQAKSKFDNHVCDKETCHVDLRSTVFSLAMKHGNEGTFDQLCKLHSKSASQEESVRLYRAMGYGQTSPLVTKCLDYAMSDKVRAQDCCTLFASAANSSKTGRVVSWQYVRDNWQKCKERFTGSFMLQRLVSSVCSDFASEERAKEVEEFFTANPVASVERTVKQSCEAIRLHAQWLGRDKEAIKEWLNSKS; this is encoded by the exons GTCAAGGAAGCCACCAACACTGTTGTGATGAATTGTATTGAAATTGAGATATCAAAAGCTGAGTTCAGGACATCTGGTGATCAGTCAG TTGTCAAGGGAGATGTGTCATTGGATGAAGGGACTGAAACACTTACACTAACATTTCCCAACCCTCTACCTGTGGGGGATGGATCACTGCACATCATATACAAGGGAACACTCAATGATAACATGAAGGGATTCTATCGTTCTAAATATACCACACCATCGGGTGAGGAGCGTTATGCTGCTGTGACACAATTTGAG GCCCCTGATGCTAGGAGGGCATTCCCCTGTTGGGATGAGCCAGCTCACAAGACCACATTTGACGTTACTATAGTAGCACCCAAGGACAGGGTGGTGCTCTCTAATATG GATGTTGTCAAAGAGGAGATGTCAGGAGAGCTGAAGACAGTGACATTTGGTCGTACTCCAAAGATGTCCAGTTACTTGTTAGCATTTATTGTGGGGGAATACGACTATATTGAGGGGCTTGATGAAGATGGAGTTAGGATTAGAGTGTATACCCCTGTGGGGAAGAAGGAACAGGGAAA GTTTGCTCTAGAAGTTGCTCAGAAGACACTTCCATTCTACAAGAAATACTTCCAGATAGCTTATCCTCTACCCAAGATTGATCTGATAGCAATTGCTGACTTTGCTGCTG GGGCAATGGAAAATTGGGGTCTGGTGACATACAGGGAACGAATCCTATTGGTTGATCCAGTCAACACGTCACAAGCTACCAAACAATATGTCGCTCTTGTAGTAG GTCACGAGCTAGCCCACCAGTGGTTTGGTAACTTAGTTACTATGGAGTGGTGGACACACCTCTGGCTTAATGAGGGGTTTGCCTCCTGGATAGAATATCTGTGTGTGGATCATTGTCTGCCGGACTACCAAATATGGACACAGTTTGTTAATAGTGATTATAAGAGTGCTCTGAGATTGGATGCCATGGCTAATAG CCATCCCATAGAG GTGGAGGTGGGTAGTCCAGATGAAGTAGAAGAGATATTTGATGCCATCTCATATTGTAAGGGAGCTTCCATTATTAGAATGTTACACGACTGGATTGGAGATAAG GATTTCCGTACTGGTATGCACGAGTACCTGACTAAACTATCCTATAAGAATGCCTCCACTGAAGACTTGTGGACTAGTCTTGGTGTAGCTAGTGGTAAACCTGTTGACAAGGTGATGACTACCTGGACTAAGAAGATGGGATATCCTGTATTGAATGTGTCTGCCAAACAG GAAGGAAGCAGTCGCCATATTACCATCTCACAGACTAAGTTTTGTGCTGATGGTTGTGATGAGCCTTATAAGGATTATTTGTGGATGGTACCGGTCACCATAGCAACCAAGAACACCAAATCTGCTGCTTCCATTCTACTGGAGACAAAGACATCCACCGTTACCATTGACAACATTGATCCTAATGACTGGGTTAAG GTTAACCCAGGTAGTGTGGGATTCTACCGGGTCAACTATCAGTCTGACATGTTGACTGGTCTACTACAAGCAGTGTCTGATGGTTCCCTTGATACCAGGGACCGTATACAACTGATTGATGATGTGCTGGCTCTG GCTCAGGCTGGGGTCGGAAGCACAGTGAAAGTATTAGAGTTGTTATCAGCTTATGCTAATGAAAAGGAGTTTACAGTGTGGGAGACACTGGTTGGTAGCCTAGGAACTCTCAATCGGCTACTATCCAATACTGACTATCATGACAAGTTCAAGAAATTTGCTGAGAACATCTTCACCAATATTGTGAAGGAGTTAGGCTGGGAGCCTCGTCCCAATGAAG GTCCACTTATTCCCATGATGAGGTCCATGCTCCTATCAGCTTATGGTCACTATGGTAACAGAAATACAATCAGTCAAGCTAAAAGCAAATTTGATAATCATGTTTGTGACAAGGAAACATGTCATGTTGACCTCAGATCAACA GTGTTCTCACTGGCAATGAAACATGGCAATGAGGGGACTTTTGATCAATTGTGTAAA CTACACTCCAAGTCAGCTAGCCAGGAGGAGAGTGTACGACTGTACCGTGCCATGGGATATGGTCAGACGTCACCATTGGTTACCAAATGTCTTGACTATGCTATGTCT GACAAAGTCAGAGCTCAAGATTGTTGTACACTATTTGCCTCAGCTGCTAACTCCAG CAAGACAGGCCGGGTGGTGTCATGGCAATATGTGAGGGATAACTGGCAGAAATGCAAGGAACGATTCACTGGTAGCTTCATGTTACAACGACTAGTATCTTCTGTTTGTAGTGACTTTGCTAGTGAAGAACGTGCTAAGGAAGTggag GAATTCTTCACAGCTAATCCAGTAGCCAGTGTGGAGCGTACGGTGAAGCAAAGTTGTGAAGCCATAAGACTCCATGCCCAGTGGCTTGGACGAGATAAGGAAGCCATAAAAGAATGGTTAAACAGCAAATCCTGA